The following proteins are encoded in a genomic region of Nicotiana sylvestris chromosome 4, ASM39365v2, whole genome shotgun sequence:
- the LOC138890415 gene encoding uncharacterized protein — protein sequence MRGCFECGDLGHIRRYCTRLWGKAVQQDQRPMISASVAHPSRGGGQTGRGRPRGGGQTGRGRPATVQSGGGQPTDAPGRFYALPAGLDALASDAVITGIISVSVRDASVLFDLGSTYSYVSSLFARFLVISPEPLGTPVNISTPVGNSVLVDRIYRSCVITLFGFKTRADLMLLDMIDFEIILGMDWLSPYHAVLYCHAKTITLVMPGLPRLKWKGSTVDISSRVISFLKARHMVEKGCLAYLTYVWDATTESLRIDSIPVVREFVDVFPSDLPGMPPDRDINFCIDLAPGTQPISIPPYCMAPKELKELKEQLEELLAKWFARPSVSPWAALMDLMNTMFRPYIDSFVIIFIDDILIYSRSLGEHEHHLRVVLQTLQMHELYAKFFKYEFWLESVAFLRHVASGEGIMVDPKKIEAVQSWPRPTSMTEIRSSLGLTGYYRRFVQGFSSIASPLTRLTQKGAPFRWSDDCEESFQKLKTTLTTAPILVLPSGLGTYMVYCNASRVGLGCVLM from the exons ATGCGTGGTTGTTTTGAGTGCGGAGACCTTGGTCATATAAGGAGATACTGCACCAGGCtttggggcaaggcagtacagcagGATCAGCGGCCTATGATTTCAGCATCGGTTGCCCATCCATCTAGAGGTGGAGGGCAGACTGGTAGAGGTCGTCCAAGAGGTGGAGGCCAAACAGGGAGAGGTCGACCAGCCACTgttcagtcaggtggaggccagccaaccgACGCTCCAGGCAGATTCTATGCTCTTCCGGCTGGgctagatgcattggcctcagatgccgtcatcacaggtattatttctgtCAGCGTtagagatgcttcggtattatttgatctagggtctacctattcatatgtatcatctctatttgctcgattcctggttatttctcctgagcctttgggcactcctgTTAATATATCCACTCCTGTGGGCAATTCTGTgcttgtggatcggatctaccggtcctgtgtgATCACATTATTTGGTTTCAAGACTAGAGCGGATCTCATGTTGCTcgatatgatcgactttgagattatcctgggcatggattggttatctccatatcacgccgtcctatattgccatgccaagactattacaTTGGTAATGCCAGGGTTGCCAAGATTgaagtggaagggttccacagttgatatatctagtcgggttatctctttcttgaaggctcgacatatggtcgagaaggggtgtttggcttatctaaCTTATGTTTGGGATGCCACTACTGAGTCTCTGAGGATTGATTCAATTCCAGTAGTTCGGGAGTTCgttgatgtgtttccttctgatcttccgggcatgccaccggatcgcgATAttaatttctgtattgatttagctccaggcacccagcctatatctatcccaccgtattgtatggctccgaaagagctgaaggagttgaaggagcaacttgaggagttgttagcaaagtgGTTTGctagacctagtgtatcaccttggg CAGCacttatggacttgatgaacacgatgttcagaccttatattgattcctttgtcatcatcttcattgacgacatcttgatatactcacgtagcctgggggagcacgagcatcatttgagagtagtgcttcagaccttgcaaATGCAtgagctatatgctaagttcttcaaATATGAGTTTTGGCTAGAATCAGTGGCATTCTTGAGGCATGTTgcgtcaggagagggtattatggtggatcccaagaagattgaggcagttcagagttggccacgtcctacttccatgaccgagatcaggagttcCCTGGGGTTAACAGGCTATTACAGAcgattcgtgcagggcttttcatctattgcatcacctctgactagattgacccagaagggtgctcctttccgttggtccgatgattgtgaggagagctttcagaagctcaagacaactttgactacggcaccaatTCTTGTATTGCCTTCCGGTTTAGGGACGTATATGGTATATTGCAATGCTTCACGTgttggattgggatgtgtattaatgtag
- the LOC138890416 gene encoding uncharacterized protein: protein MVGEKVLLKVSPMKGIMRFGKKGKLSPRFIGPFEVLRRVGEVAYKLVLPPNLSGVHPIFHVSMLWRYHADLSHVLDFSTIKLYESLGYEEEPIAIVDRQDRQLRFKRISTRKVQWRGQPVEETTWESKEDVQSRYPHLLSTSGGNLRSVASSGAVLQLLVFSC from the exons atggttggcgagaaggtcctcttgaaagtctcgccaatgaaaggtattatgaggttcgggaagaagggcaagttgagcccaagattcattggcccctttgaggtgttgaggcgagttggagaGGTTGCTTACAAGCTTGTTTTACCCCCCAatttatcgggagttcatccaatTTTCCACGTGTCCATGCTTTGGAGGTATCATGCTGACTTgtctcatgtgttagacttcagtactattaaGCTatatgagagtttgggttatgaggaggagccaattgccattgttgatagacaggatcgccagttaAGATTCAAGAGAATTTCAACGAggaaggtccagtggaggggccaaccagtcgaggagacgacctgggagtccaaggaGGACGTGCAGAGCAGATACCCACATTTATTGAGcacctcag GTGGTAACCTTAGATCTGTTGCTTCATCTGGTGCAGTTTTGCAG CTTTTGGTTTTCTCATGCTGA
- the LOC104221670 gene encoding probable E3 ubiquitin-protein ligase RHG1A, which produces MQGQRSTIGSLPETLSFNHGSTSSDGSIDQQICWNNLRNPAQSRLPDYMVPSNETNIQFLSPVNQERQNIISWNLGESSSSGTQNNVSRSERKTDHGWSSAISAGPGPSHLSAEQQYVSTNILSLSDVEVNLNNQIANHTLFSQGSTSSTVPHDLNRSSGLEGNDDDEDEDDDDDCQVMECTPAFTSNAPGKERMSTANTSSNPFAGPSATSGFLMDEIDGRPGCSLDGRRMACKRKALEGHLGQSSGSGSSNYLPCAENSLWRSLPTPNNMTIGASIPPPTESSRNINLSEQVNPRLGLTVGGATTESPVALPASRSAESFRRNFRLRINGSHQQASIPTNLFRTAGNDGNVSMPSERDSSRLLRNESLDLRSVSAADNGIPRGQPVAVQVPSLRRSAQRWDLSSSSRAGSSSSFSVFGERDSAAYEEPSSRSVPRNISQHPMFIPATDLRNLNQNPANWSLTGGNIAVAGNVASTSRGSPSSGAPSASPSWVQHRNPSQHPRRLSEYVRRSLLSSAGSEPGGQNGNTPPPLGSAASQEMALSGRHGHRPSSSRSALMLERQLDGAVGVPYSWRSLAAASEGRSRLVSEIRNVLDLMRRGEALRFEDVMILDQSVFFGMADIHDRHRDMRLDVDNMSYEELLALEERIGNVCTGLSEETILNRLKQRKYVCIKTEEPVDAEPCCVCQEEYKDGEDLGKLDCGHDFHTGCIKQWLMQKNLCPICKTTGLKT; this is translated from the exons ATGCAAGGGCAACGGAGTACCATCGGTTCCCTGCCAGAAACTTTGAGTTTCAATCATGGTTCAACATCGAGTGATGGCAGTATAGATCAACAGATTTGTTGGAATAATTTGCGGAATCCTGCACAAAGTCGGCTACCAGATTATATGGTACCTTCTAATGAGACAAACATACAATTTCTTAGTCCTGTAAACCAAGAAAGACAGAATATAATTAGCTGGAATTTAGGAGAATCCAGCTCCTCCGGTACACAAAATAATGTTAGTCGGAGCGAACGTAAAACAGATCATGGATGGTCATCTGCAATTAGTGCCGGTCCTGGGCCTTCTCACCTCTCTGCTGAACAGCAATATGTGTCTACCAACATTCTTTCATTGAGTGATGTTGAAGTAAATTTGAACAACCAGATAGCTAACCACACTTTGTTTTCTCAAGGCTCTACTTCTAGCACTGTTCCTCATGATCTAAATAGAAGTTCTGGACTTGAGGGGAATGATgacgatgaagatgaagatgatgatgatgactgCCAAGTGATGGAGTGCACCCCAGCATTCACATCTAATGCACCAGGAAAAGAACGGATGTCAACCGCGAATACTTCTTCCAACCCTTTTGCTGGGCCTTCTGCTACTAGTGGATTTCTGATGGATGAAATTGATGGCAGGCCAGGCTGTTCATTGGATGGTCGAAGAATGGCTTGTAAGAGAAAAGCACTTGAAGGACATCTAGGGCAATCTTCAGGAAGCGGAAGTTCAAATTATCTTCCATGCGCAGAAAACAGCTTATGGCGTTCACTACCTACTCCAAATAATATGACTATAGGTGCGAGTATCCCTCCACCAACAGAAAGTAGCAGAAACATCAATTTGTCGGAGCAGGTGAATCCAAGACTTGGGCTCACCGTGGGTGGAGCTACTACGGAAAGTCCTGTTGCATTGCCTGCTTCAAGAAGTGCAGAAAGTTTCAGAAGAAATTTCAGGCTGAGGATCAATGGCTCTCATCAGCAAGCTTCTATTCCTACTAATCTGTTTCGTACTGCGGGTAATGATGGAAATGTTAGCATGCCATCTGAACGGGATTCATCGAGGCTGCTTCGTAATGAATCCTTGGATTTGAGGTCTGTGTCTGCTGCAGATAATGGAATTCCTCGAGGCCAGCCTGTAGCGGTGCAGGTTCCGTCTCTGCGGCGAAGTGCACAGAGGTGGGATTTATCATCAAGCTCAAGAGCTGGCAGTTCATCAAGTTTTTCTGTTTTTGGGGAGAGAGATTCTGCAGCATATGAAGAACCAAGCTCAAGAAGTGTTCCCAGGAACATTTCACAGCATCCAATGTTCATACCCGCTACTGACTTGAGAAATTTGAACCAAAATCCTGCCAACTGGAGTTTGACTGGAGGAAATATTGCTGTTGCTGGAAATGTTGCATCTACTTCTCGAGGTAGTCCCAGCTCAGGAGCTCCTTCCGCTTCCCCTAGTTGGGTGCAACACAGAAATCCTTCTCAACATCCCAGGAGACTCTCAGAATATGTTCGTAGATCTTTGTTGTCTTCAGCTGGCAGTGAACCTGGAGGTCAGAATGGTAACACCCCACCACCTTTGGGTTCTGCTGCCTCACAGGAGATGGCACTTTCTGGTCGTCATGGGCATCGTCCGTCAAGTTCAAGGTCGGCCTTGATGTTGGAGAGACAACTCGATGGCGCTGTTGGAGTTCCATATTCTTGGAGGTCTTTGGCTGCTGCCAGTGAAGGAAGGAGCAGGCTTGTTTCCGAG ATTCGCAATGTATTGGATCTTATGCGCAGGGGAGAGGCCTTAAGATTCGAG GATGTTATGATCCTCGATCAGTCGGTCTTCTTCGGAATGGCGGATATTCATGATCGCCATCGGGATATGCGGCTTGATGTTGATAACATGTCATATGAG GAATTACTTGCACTGGAGGAGCGCATTGGGAACGTCTGCACTGGGCTTAGTGAAGAAACCATTTTGAATCGTCTGAAGCAACGCAAGTATGTATGCATTAAAACAGAAGAACCCGTGGATGCTGAGCCATGCTGTGTTTGTCAG GAAGAATATAAGGATGGTGAGGATCTTGGGAAACTGGATTGCGGCCATGATTTTCATACCGGCTGCATTAAACAGTGGCTCATGCAGAAGAATTTGTGCCCGATTTGCAAAACAACAGGGCTGAAAACCTGA